The following coding sequences lie in one Sedimentibacter sp. MB35-C1 genomic window:
- a CDS encoding SEC-C metal-binding domain-containing protein — MSLYTEWNEALKNIKTQEEYQNFFKDYMAKEAECYRKILESKSPVIEGKVVDLSKHNDMTSMEYIGFLDGANTSFKEGLDLDSLTEESVLKAELDWEKLLWNMHDAKAEWLYGMNEWSNIFDDDKRKKIKKDFNRSKQVIAETKIGRNDPCPCGSGKKYKKCCGK, encoded by the coding sequence ATGAGTTTATATACAGAATGGAATGAAGCTTTAAAGAATATTAAAACACAGGAAGAATACCAAAATTTTTTCAAGGATTACATGGCTAAAGAAGCTGAATGCTACAGAAAAATACTTGAATCTAAAAGCCCTGTAATTGAGGGGAAAGTAGTTGATTTATCAAAACATAACGATATGACCAGTATGGAATATATAGGATTTCTTGACGGTGCAAACACAAGCTTCAAGGAAGGTCTTGACTTAGATTCATTAACAGAAGAGTCGGTGTTAAAAGCAGAGCTAGATTGGGAAAAACTTTTGTGGAATATGCATGACGCAAAAGCGGAATGGCTTTATGGAATGAATGAGTGGAGCAATATATTTGATGATGATAAAAGGAAAAAAATAAAAAAAGACTTCAACAGATCAAAGCAAGTAATTGCAGAAACCAAGATTGGAAGAAATGATCCGTGCCCGTGCGGCTCCGGAAAAAAATATAAAAAATGCTGCGGTAAATAA
- a CDS encoding phosphodiester glycosidase family protein, with the protein MKIKQKGMIYLFIKKIAAFSVALAILLSSYAYGSLYTVSDLSEQTRLSTGITYEKIERYTSAGWMNINVVRADLTDEYTEIKPITGENGVGTRSPLSSMIKSSGATAAVNGDFFYMGDPTYTYGPLIKDGKLITSPLPYSYGYPTVSKLLDNESMDISVWNPKITLYGSDSTVFDVTAFNKTSSLDWAATILTTDWNKMSPGYDGKKDIVEVIVIDNMVSEIRKNQISTIIPKDGYVIASCNSVAMEQMLKSFVPGQPVSLNIELDFSPDNVDFAFGALNYLVKDGMVNEISDEVLGAHPRTAIGFNKDNTEMIMVTIDGRNKNYVGVKQTELAEIMLGLGAYDAVNMDGGGSTTMGVDFLRNSNVTVVNIPSDGRERKIASGVAVFNNSPDSDNVGSIEITPYQNMVFNNTEVSLDLKFFNEYYTQIEVTNKEVKYSISPTNAGKIENNIFYPSKAGKVVITALSGDAEGQVEIDVLAEPVALKFSNDSIVLGLGDTYEIGEILGIDDDGNSAYIPAEYISYSYRNRVGKVENGIFTAGDVSNTGAVTASFGNAIKHIQVKVGYRYKTLNRFEELDNLKLTLYPDNSSGNMSISEDFVKEGSKSLKLDYDFTEMTDQSIAFVEFGEDGEGIKLEDKPKAIGMWVYGDGKNHWLRTRITDVYNNQIKLTFADEVDWTGWKWVEAQIPEGTAYPVTLKNIYLAEINETRKDTGTIYIDNLRIMYEPKDKQLGLKEETEFVDHMKSDEISDYSEKLVVSPDKKEILSGNGEIIYFDGIISNATMSSSNTTMWNNIKSFVNYEDKVLVLTMNANLDTIYDAREVKILKEILEAASENNQVFVVYKGDKENTVIENNVRYISYDDSFELGITNNGLKYKN; encoded by the coding sequence ATGAAAATTAAACAGAAAGGAATGATTTATTTGTTTATTAAAAAAATAGCAGCTTTCTCGGTTGCTCTTGCAATTTTATTGAGTTCATACGCCTACGGCAGCCTGTATACAGTATCTGACCTGTCAGAACAAACAAGGCTATCAACAGGTATTACATATGAAAAAATCGAAAGATACACCTCCGCTGGCTGGATGAACATAAACGTGGTAAGAGCTGATTTGACAGATGAATATACAGAAATTAAACCTATAACAGGAGAAAACGGTGTAGGAACCCGCTCACCTTTGAGCAGTATGATTAAATCATCAGGCGCAACAGCGGCAGTTAATGGTGACTTTTTCTACATGGGCGATCCTACATATACCTACGGTCCATTAATTAAAGATGGAAAGCTGATAACATCTCCTCTTCCGTACAGCTACGGATACCCTACAGTTTCCAAACTCTTGGATAATGAAAGTATGGATATATCTGTATGGAATCCTAAAATAACATTGTATGGTTCTGACAGCACCGTATTTGATGTTACAGCATTCAATAAAACATCTTCATTGGACTGGGCAGCAACAATTCTTACAACTGATTGGAACAAAATGTCTCCAGGATACGACGGAAAAAAAGATATTGTTGAAGTTATTGTAATTGATAATATGGTCTCTGAAATTCGAAAGAATCAGATCTCAACAATAATCCCCAAAGATGGTTATGTTATTGCAAGCTGCAACTCAGTAGCCATGGAACAAATGCTGAAATCCTTTGTACCGGGACAGCCTGTATCCCTAAATATAGAACTTGATTTTAGTCCTGACAATGTAGATTTTGCCTTCGGTGCACTGAACTACCTCGTTAAAGATGGTATGGTCAATGAAATAAGCGACGAGGTACTAGGAGCGCATCCAAGAACAGCAATAGGGTTCAACAAAGATAATACAGAAATGATTATGGTAACAATAGACGGCAGAAATAAAAATTACGTAGGAGTTAAGCAGACAGAACTTGCTGAAATAATGTTAGGGCTAGGCGCTTACGACGCTGTTAATATGGATGGTGGAGGGTCTACCACCATGGGCGTTGACTTTTTAAGAAATTCAAACGTTACAGTTGTTAATATTCCATCTGACGGACGAGAAAGAAAAATAGCCTCAGGTGTAGCCGTATTTAATAATTCACCTGACAGCGACAATGTAGGCAGCATTGAAATAACGCCTTATCAAAATATGGTTTTTAATAATACAGAAGTATCATTAGATCTTAAATTTTTTAATGAATACTACACGCAAATTGAAGTAACTAACAAAGAAGTAAAGTATAGCATTTCTCCAACTAATGCAGGTAAAATAGAAAACAATATTTTCTATCCCTCAAAAGCCGGAAAAGTTGTTATTACAGCATTGTCGGGAGATGCTGAAGGCCAGGTTGAAATAGATGTCCTTGCTGAACCTGTTGCATTAAAATTCAGCAATGATTCCATAGTTCTTGGACTTGGAGATACTTACGAAATAGGAGAAATCCTGGGTATTGATGATGATGGAAATTCTGCATACATACCTGCTGAATATATTTCTTATTCTTACAGAAACAGGGTCGGCAAAGTTGAAAACGGCATTTTTACTGCCGGAGATGTAAGCAATACTGGTGCTGTTACAGCAAGCTTTGGAAATGCAATTAAACATATACAAGTCAAGGTTGGCTACAGATATAAGACTCTTAATAGATTTGAAGAGCTTGATAACCTTAAACTCACACTATACCCTGATAATTCATCCGGAAACATGTCTATATCCGAAGATTTTGTCAAGGAAGGTTCTAAATCATTAAAGCTGGACTATGACTTTACGGAAATGACTGACCAAAGCATAGCATTCGTGGAATTCGGTGAAGATGGCGAAGGAATTAAACTTGAAGACAAACCTAAAGCAATTGGCATGTGGGTTTATGGAGACGGTAAAAACCATTGGCTCCGAACAAGAATTACAGACGTTTATAACAATCAGATAAAACTCACATTTGCAGATGAAGTTGACTGGACAGGGTGGAAATGGGTAGAGGCACAAATACCCGAAGGAACTGCATATCCGGTAACACTGAAAAATATTTATCTTGCAGAAATAAATGAAACAAGAAAAGATACAGGAACAATATATATCGATAATTTAAGAATCATGTATGAGCCTAAGGATAAACAGCTTGGCTTGAAAGAAGAAACTGAATTTGTGGATCACATGAAGTCTGATGAAATATCCGACTACTCTGAAAAATTGGTTGTTTCACCTGATAAGAAAGAAATTTTGTCCGGAAATGGCGAAATTATATACTTTGACGGCATAATTTCCAATGCAACGATGAGCTCAAGCAATACAACTATGTGGAACAATATAAAGAGCTTTGTAAATTATGAAGATAAGGTGCTCGTGCTTACTATGAATGCTAATCTTGATACAATTTATGATGCGCGGGAAGTGAAAATTTTAAAAGAAATACTTGAAGCAGCATCTGAGAATAATCAGGTATTTGTCGTTTACAAAGGAGACAAAGAAAATACGGTAATAGAAAACAATGTACGCTACATTTCATATGATGACAGCTTTGAACTTGGAATAACAAACAATGGATTAAAATATAAAAATTGA
- the metK gene encoding methionine adenosyltransferase has product MKKWLFTSESVTEGHPDKMCDQISDAILDAILEKDPNGRVACETITKTGFVLVAGEISTNCYIDIPKIVRDTIKDIGYDNAEYGFDYKTCAVFTSIEEQSQDIAMGVDAADEYKKDDKDTNDMIGAGDQGMMFGFACNETPEMMPMPIYLAHKLSRKLTEVRKNKTINYLRPDGKTQVTVEYQDNKPVRIDTIVISTQHNPEVDRKTIEKDLIDQVIKTTVPAELLDDETKYFINPTGRFVIGGPQGDSGLTGRKIIVDTYGGYSRHGGGAFSGKDSTKVDRSAAYAARYIAKNIVAAGLAEKCEVELAYAIGVAKPVSIMVDTFGTNKIDEEKIQQAVSENFDLRPAAIIEYFNLRRPMYKQIAAYGHFGRDDLDLPWEKTDKKEVLKKYL; this is encoded by the coding sequence ATGAAGAAATGGTTATTTACATCTGAATCAGTTACTGAAGGACACCCGGATAAAATGTGTGATCAGATTTCAGATGCGATTTTGGATGCGATTTTAGAAAAAGATCCTAATGGAAGAGTTGCCTGTGAAACAATTACTAAAACAGGATTTGTTCTTGTAGCGGGAGAAATAAGCACAAACTGCTACATTGATATACCTAAAATAGTTAGAGATACTATTAAGGATATAGGTTATGACAATGCTGAATATGGCTTTGATTACAAGACATGTGCCGTGTTTACATCAATTGAAGAGCAGTCTCAGGATATAGCAATGGGCGTTGATGCTGCTGATGAATATAAAAAAGATGACAAGGATACAAATGATATGATTGGCGCAGGAGACCAAGGAATGATGTTTGGTTTTGCGTGCAATGAAACTCCAGAAATGATGCCTATGCCAATTTATCTTGCACACAAGCTTTCAAGGAAACTGACTGAGGTAAGGAAAAACAAAACAATAAATTATCTGAGACCGGACGGTAAGACTCAGGTTACTGTTGAGTACCAGGACAACAAACCTGTAAGAATAGATACAATTGTTATATCAACTCAACATAACCCTGAGGTTGACAGAAAAACAATTGAAAAAGACTTAATTGACCAAGTAATTAAAACTACTGTCCCTGCTGAGTTACTGGATGATGAGACTAAGTATTTTATCAACCCTACCGGAAGATTTGTAATAGGCGGGCCTCAGGGAGACTCAGGATTAACAGGACGAAAAATCATAGTTGATACTTACGGCGGATACTCAAGACACGGCGGAGGGGCATTTTCCGGAAAAGATTCCACAAAAGTTGACCGATCCGCAGCATATGCAGCAAGATATATTGCTAAAAATATTGTTGCAGCCGGACTGGCAGAAAAATGTGAAGTTGAGCTTGCATATGCCATAGGTGTTGCAAAACCGGTATCGATAATGGTTGATACATTTGGAACTAATAAAATCGATGAAGAAAAGATTCAGCAGGCTGTTTCGGAAAATTTTGATTTAAGACCGGCAGCGATAATTGAATACTTTAATTTGAGAAGACCTATGTACAAACAGATAGCTGCTTACGGGCATTTTGGAAGAGATGATTTAGATCTTCCTTGGGAAAAGACAGATAAAAAAGAAGTGCTGAAAAAATATTTATAA
- the malQ gene encoding 4-alpha-glucanotransferase has translation MFDRGSGILMPISSIPSKFGIGTFGKEAYNYIDFLCESGQRYWQLLPLGPVSYGDSPYSPFSIYAGNPYYIDLELLIEEGILSLKDCEILDSDDGYVNYDKQFKLRYNVLYKAYENSKCYKNEVRMFCQNNKWVLDYSMFMALKYRFNQMPWKEWGKGIFDRNENFLEEYRMLLSDQIEFWSFLQCVFYRQYHKLKKYANKNGIRIIGDMPIYVSEDSVEAWAERELFVRDDNNNLSLEAGVPPDIFSETGQLWGNPVYNWGYLKENSYKWWINRLNWSVKLYDAVRVDHFRGFDEFWAVKAGSEDAVNGKWYPAEGREMFELAVSNIKGLNIIAEDLGVITDSVIELKNKLNFPGMKVLQFAFDGNPDNPHLPYNYEENSVAYTGTHDNDTLKGWLVKLNDETKSCVLKSMNLGEKLSINEIVEGLIKKVMCSKANLAVIPMQDYLLLDSSARINTPSTVGGNWMWRAKKEDFTPELAKKIKSLTEISGRFKEAIAITITSY, from the coding sequence ATGTTTGACAGAGGCTCGGGAATACTTATGCCCATAAGTTCTATTCCTTCAAAATTTGGAATAGGAACATTTGGGAAAGAAGCATACAATTATATAGACTTTTTGTGTGAGTCAGGACAGAGATACTGGCAGCTTCTGCCTTTAGGACCTGTTTCATATGGAGATTCTCCATATTCTCCATTTTCAATATATGCAGGAAATCCATACTATATTGACTTGGAGCTTTTGATTGAAGAGGGAATATTGTCGTTAAAAGATTGCGAGATACTAGATTCTGACGATGGATATGTGAATTATGATAAACAGTTTAAACTAAGGTATAACGTATTATACAAGGCGTATGAAAATTCGAAGTGCTATAAAAATGAAGTTCGCATGTTTTGTCAAAATAATAAATGGGTTTTGGATTATTCGATGTTTATGGCACTAAAATACCGCTTCAATCAAATGCCATGGAAAGAGTGGGGAAAGGGCATATTCGACAGAAATGAAAATTTCTTGGAAGAATACAGGATGCTTCTTAGTGATCAAATCGAATTTTGGAGCTTTCTTCAGTGCGTATTTTACCGTCAGTACCATAAACTAAAGAAATATGCCAATAAAAATGGAATCAGAATAATAGGAGACATGCCCATATATGTTTCGGAGGACAGCGTTGAAGCTTGGGCTGAAAGAGAATTATTCGTAAGGGATGACAATAACAATTTGTCTTTGGAAGCAGGTGTCCCGCCGGATATTTTTTCGGAAACCGGTCAGCTTTGGGGAAATCCTGTTTATAACTGGGGATATTTAAAAGAAAATTCCTATAAATGGTGGATAAACAGATTAAATTGGTCGGTAAAATTATATGATGCTGTTAGAGTAGACCATTTCAGGGGATTTGATGAGTTCTGGGCAGTAAAGGCAGGGTCTGAAGATGCAGTTAACGGCAAATGGTATCCTGCAGAAGGGAGAGAAATGTTTGAGCTTGCGGTAAGTAATATAAAGGGTTTAAACATAATAGCCGAAGATTTAGGTGTTATTACCGATTCAGTGATAGAATTAAAAAATAAGTTAAATTTCCCGGGAATGAAGGTGCTTCAGTTCGCCTTTGACGGCAATCCTGACAATCCGCATCTTCCATATAATTACGAGGAAAACTCTGTGGCCTATACAGGAACTCATGACAACGATACATTAAAGGGCTGGCTTGTGAAGCTGAATGATGAAACTAAGTCCTGCGTGTTAAAAAGTATGAATTTAGGTGAAAAGCTTTCTATAAACGAGATCGTTGAGGGCTTAATAAAAAAAGTAATGTGCAGCAAAGCAAATCTTGCTGTGATACCCATGCAGGATTATTTGCTTCTGGACTCAAGCGCAAGAATAAATACGCCATCGACTGTGGGAGGAAACTGGATGTGGAGAGCTAAAAAAGAGGACTTTACTCCGGAACTGGCAAAAAAGATTAAATCATTGACTGAAATCAGCGGACGTTTTAAAGAGGCTATTGCAATTACAATAACCTCTTATTAA
- a CDS encoding glycoside hydrolase family 13 protein, which produces MFIFDSQSEFFRSPQGGVKEDKPLTLKVYVKKKYGTPIMRIDKRNDYNCNLYKEIPMKWVGTEKSHDLYEASFAINEAGSYFYYFIFDESNLSPNYELLVYNKNFTTPNWIKGGIIYHIFVDRFYRSYTLSKDSDIIIRDDWGGIPNYLPIEGEIKNNDYFGGNLEGIKAKLPYLSELGITAIYLSPVFEAYSNHKYDVGDYLSIDPMFGNEQSFIELVTEAKNYGMSIILDGVFSHTGVDSVYFNKYGHYNSTGAYQSQNSFYFDWYMFNNWNNDYACWWGIKTLPTINKESKSYIDFITGENGVLKYWQKRGVKGWRLDVADELPNEFLKALRIASKNKDSESFIAGEVWEDATDKFSYGKLKEYFCGEQLDSVTNYPLRSAIIKYIENKDCEMLNRTMGFIIEKYPPQTVNCLMNILGTHDTVRILTVLGCTEIPESKHKKAEYKLSIEELKKGTALLKIASLLQFTLPGIPCIYYGDEAGVEGFEDPFNRRCFPWGHENNEILNHYKMLSQLRKYSVFDEGKYKCLTHDEGVFIFERYDKNKNIIIATNLSDKTITLNFSSPKKDYLLKISNNSFDLDSNKFLILI; this is translated from the coding sequence ATGTTTATATTTGATAGTCAATCTGAATTTTTCCGAAGTCCTCAAGGCGGAGTAAAAGAAGATAAGCCTCTTACATTAAAAGTGTATGTAAAGAAAAAATACGGTACTCCTATAATGAGAATAGATAAGCGAAATGATTACAACTGTAATTTGTACAAAGAAATTCCAATGAAATGGGTAGGAACAGAAAAATCTCATGATTTATATGAAGCCTCATTTGCAATAAATGAGGCAGGCAGCTATTTCTATTATTTTATTTTTGACGAAAGTAATTTATCCCCTAATTATGAACTGCTGGTTTATAATAAAAACTTTACAACACCTAACTGGATTAAAGGTGGTATCATCTACCATATTTTTGTTGACCGTTTTTACAGAAGCTATACACTCAGTAAAGACAGTGACATAATTATCAGGGATGACTGGGGAGGAATACCTAATTACCTTCCCATAGAAGGTGAAATAAAAAATAATGACTACTTCGGAGGGAATCTGGAGGGAATAAAAGCAAAACTTCCTTACCTTTCGGAACTGGGCATAACCGCAATATATCTGTCTCCCGTATTTGAAGCATACTCAAATCACAAATATGATGTTGGAGATTATCTTTCCATTGATCCTATGTTCGGGAATGAACAATCATTTATAGAACTTGTAACAGAAGCAAAAAACTATGGTATGAGCATAATTTTAGACGGTGTTTTCAGTCACACCGGTGTTGACAGTGTTTATTTCAATAAATATGGGCACTATAACTCAACAGGTGCATATCAAAGCCAGAACTCTTTCTACTTTGACTGGTACATGTTCAACAATTGGAATAATGACTATGCCTGTTGGTGGGGCATAAAAACATTGCCTACAATAAATAAGGAAAGCAAAAGCTATATTGATTTCATAACAGGAGAAAACGGAGTTTTGAAATATTGGCAAAAAAGAGGCGTCAAGGGATGGAGGCTTGACGTTGCAGATGAACTGCCCAATGAATTTTTGAAGGCATTAAGAATAGCATCAAAAAATAAAGACAGCGAAAGCTTTATAGCAGGAGAAGTATGGGAAGATGCAACTGATAAATTTTCATATGGAAAATTAAAAGAATACTTTTGCGGGGAGCAACTTGACTCTGTTACAAACTACCCTCTTAGAAGTGCAATAATTAAATATATAGAAAATAAAGACTGCGAAATGCTTAACAGAACTATGGGTTTTATAATTGAAAAATATCCTCCGCAGACCGTCAACTGCCTGATGAATATTCTCGGCACTCATGATACAGTAAGAATTCTAACTGTCTTAGGTTGCACCGAAATTCCTGAAAGCAAACATAAAAAGGCAGAATATAAATTGAGCATTGAAGAATTAAAAAAAGGCACTGCTCTTCTTAAAATAGCAAGCCTGCTTCAATTTACACTTCCCGGAATCCCATGCATATATTACGGTGACGAGGCTGGCGTTGAAGGTTTTGAAGACCCTTTCAACAGGCGATGCTTTCCGTGGGGCCATGAAAATAATGAAATATTAAATCATTATAAAATGCTTTCTCAACTAAGAAAATACAGCGTGTTTGATGAAGGCAAATATAAGTGTCTCACACATGATGAAGGTGTATTTATATTTGAAAGATATGACAAAAATAAAAATATCATAATTGCCACAAATCTGTCCGACAAAACAATAACTTTAAATTTTAGTAGTCCTAAAAAAGATTATTTATTAAAAATAAGCAATAACAGTTTCGATTTAGACAGCAACAAGTTTTTAATATTGATATAA
- a CDS encoding glycogen/starch/alpha-glucan phosphorylase, whose product MFENMNSKLINVLIDEEISRYWNIEPKNANSNQVYRAVCVVIRDILLNKRNKFINSANKKGKKQVYYMCMEFLLGKSMKNSLHNLHIEKEAEEALKKYNVTLQELYDIEKDPGLGNGGLGRLAACFMDSLATLNYPATGYSIKYEFGLFKQKIIDGWQTELPDDWLTTSDAWLVPKTEERVTVKFDGTVQEVWTENGLKINYLYPTEIEAIPYDMFISGSDSEGVSLLRLWESRSLNSIDMNLFSQGDYIRALSEDSMAEAISKVLYPSDNHSEGKILRLKQQYFLVSASAQDIVRNHFSKYSNFDNFSEKCAIHINDTHPALIIPELMRIFMDEYNYSWEKSWDIVTNTVSYTNHTVLTEALETFDVNIVKAKLPRIHMIIAEINKRFLDEAKRKYNGDWNRAVQMSIFSYDRINMANLCIVGSHTVNGVASLHTEILKRTVFKNFYDYSPNKFMSITNGIAHRRWLNQANPQLKKLLDNLIGPGYSFHAENLYDLKKYYEDDSVLEKLDNIKYNNKKRLAEYVMKNEHIALNIDSIFDIQAKRLHEYKRQLLNALRIISLIIDINDGNTEGIVPETFIFAAKAAPGYFRAKETIKLIYALSEYINKNTFIKKYIDVVFLENYSVSLAELIIPAGELSEQISLAGKEASGTGNMKFMLNGAVTIGTYDGANVEIINQVGEENFFLFGMRDYEVENLWKKGYSSIVYYQKNIKLRKIIDFLNKGISGKSFESISKYLIGGPQVGDPYMCFADYDSYMDVHKKASLLYFNDKRKWNQMSLMNIACAGVFSSDRSIKEYADKIWNLKTIND is encoded by the coding sequence ATGTTTGAAAATATGAATTCAAAACTCATAAATGTCCTAATAGATGAAGAAATTTCACGCTATTGGAATATAGAACCCAAAAATGCGAATTCAAACCAGGTATACAGAGCCGTTTGTGTTGTTATTAGAGATATTCTTCTCAATAAAAGAAATAAATTTATTAATAGTGCAAACAAAAAAGGGAAAAAACAGGTTTACTATATGTGCATGGAGTTTCTGCTTGGGAAATCTATGAAAAACAGCCTGCATAATTTGCATATTGAAAAAGAAGCTGAAGAAGCCCTTAAAAAGTATAATGTCACCTTACAAGAGCTATATGATATTGAAAAGGACCCCGGTTTAGGTAACGGAGGGCTTGGAAGACTTGCAGCATGTTTTATGGATTCCCTTGCTACTCTGAATTATCCGGCAACGGGTTATTCTATAAAGTATGAATTTGGTCTTTTTAAGCAAAAAATTATTGACGGCTGGCAGACAGAACTTCCGGATGATTGGCTTACTACATCAGATGCCTGGCTTGTCCCTAAGACAGAAGAGCGTGTCACGGTTAAATTTGACGGAACCGTACAAGAAGTATGGACTGAAAATGGACTGAAAATTAATTACTTGTATCCTACTGAAATTGAAGCAATCCCTTATGATATGTTCATTTCCGGATCTGACAGTGAAGGAGTCAGTCTGTTGAGATTATGGGAATCACGAAGCCTTAATTCAATTGATATGAATCTGTTTTCCCAGGGAGATTATATACGGGCGTTGTCAGAGGATTCAATGGCAGAAGCAATATCCAAGGTTTTGTATCCTTCAGATAATCATAGTGAAGGCAAAATTTTAAGGCTTAAACAACAATATTTCCTTGTTTCTGCATCAGCTCAAGATATTGTCAGAAATCACTTCAGCAAATATTCGAACTTTGATAATTTCAGCGAAAAATGTGCAATTCACATTAATGATACACACCCTGCTCTCATAATACCGGAGCTCATGCGTATTTTTATGGATGAATATAATTATTCATGGGAAAAATCTTGGGATATTGTAACAAATACAGTTTCATACACCAATCATACAGTTCTTACGGAAGCCCTTGAAACATTTGATGTGAATATTGTAAAAGCAAAGCTTCCCAGAATCCATATGATTATTGCCGAGATAAACAAAAGGTTTCTTGATGAAGCAAAGAGAAAATACAACGGAGACTGGAACAGAGCTGTTCAAATGTCAATTTTCAGCTATGACAGAATTAACATGGCCAACCTATGCATAGTGGGAAGTCATACAGTAAACGGCGTTGCAAGCCTTCATACTGAAATACTTAAGCGTACGGTTTTCAAAAATTTTTATGATTACAGTCCAAATAAATTTATGAGTATAACAAACGGAATAGCACATAGAAGATGGCTGAATCAGGCAAACCCGCAGCTTAAGAAGCTTCTTGATAACTTAATAGGCCCCGGTTATTCGTTTCACGCTGAAAATTTATACGACTTGAAAAAATACTACGAAGACGATTCTGTTCTAGAAAAATTAGATAATATCAAATACAACAATAAGAAAAGACTTGCTGAATATGTAATGAAAAATGAACATATTGCGCTCAATATTGATTCAATATTTGATATACAAGCCAAAAGGCTTCATGAATACAAGAGGCAGCTTTTAAATGCACTTCGGATTATAAGCCTTATAATAGATATAAATGACGGCAATACTGAAGGCATAGTTCCGGAAACATTTATATTTGCTGCAAAAGCTGCGCCAGGCTACTTTAGAGCAAAAGAAACAATAAAACTCATATATGCCCTTAGCGAATATATAAATAAAAACACCTTTATAAAAAAATATATAGATGTTGTATTTTTAGAAAACTATTCAGTATCTCTTGCTGAACTTATCATTCCTGCCGGTGAGTTAAGTGAACAAATTTCTCTCGCCGGTAAAGAAGCAAGCGGCACAGGCAATATGAAGTTCATGCTAAACGGCGCTGTTACAATAGGCACATACGACGGAGCAAATGTTGAAATAATAAATCAAGTAGGAGAAGAGAACTTTTTCTTGTTCGGAATGAGAGATTATGAGGTTGAGAATCTTTGGAAAAAAGGCTACTCTTCAATTGTATATTATCAAAAGAACATTAAACTTAGAAAAATAATTGATTTTCTAAACAAAGGTATTTCCGGTAAATCGTTCGAATCCATAAGCAAATATCTCATAGGCGGACCACAGGTAGGCGATCCGTACATGTGCTTTGCTGACTATGACAGCTATATGGATGTTCATAAAAAAGCATCCCTTTTGTATTTCAACGACAAAAGGAAATGGAATCAAATGTCTCTGATGAATATTGCCTGCGCTGGTGTATTTTCCTCTGACAGATCAATAAAAGAATATGCAGATAAAATCTGGAATCTTAAAACCATTAATGATTAA